A stretch of the Microcella sp. genome encodes the following:
- a CDS encoding zf-HC2 domain-containing protein: MTDCGCTKAQEELEEFLHNELSAEQCQDIRDHLANCDDCSAEHLVGVTLTTKVKEACQEKAPDELRDMILGSIERLDSRS, from the coding sequence ATGACCGACTGCGGCTGCACCAAAGCGCAAGAAGAACTCGAAGAGTTTCTGCACAACGAGCTCAGCGCTGAGCAGTGCCAAGACATTCGCGATCACCTCGCGAATTGCGACGACTGCTCGGCCGAGCACCTTGTCGGCGTGACGCTCACCACCAAGGTCAAAGAGGCGTGCCAAGAGAAGGCGCCCGATGAGCTGCGAGACATGATCCTCGGGTCGATCGAAAGGCTCGACAGCCGGTCATGA
- a CDS encoding YccF domain-containing protein, with amino-acid sequence MRTLLNIIWLVLSGFWMFLGYALAAVIMFIFIITIPWGIAAWRIGVYSLWPFGKTVIDKPRAGVFSIIGNIIWVVLAGWWLAIGHIVSAVGLAITIIGIPFAIANIKMVPVALLPLGKQIVDLP; translated from the coding sequence ATGCGCACCCTTCTCAACATCATCTGGCTCGTGCTCTCGGGCTTCTGGATGTTTCTGGGCTACGCCCTCGCGGCCGTGATCATGTTCATCTTCATCATCACGATTCCGTGGGGCATCGCCGCGTGGCGCATCGGGGTCTACTCGCTGTGGCCGTTCGGTAAGACGGTGATCGACAAGCCGCGTGCTGGCGTCTTCTCGATCATCGGCAACATCATCTGGGTGGTGCTCGCCGGCTGGTGGCTCGCGATCGGTCACATCGTCTCGGCCGTGGGCCTCGCGATCACGATCATCGGTATTCCCTTCGCGATCGCGAACATCAAGATGGTGCCCGTCGCTCTGCTGCCGCTCGGCAAGCAGATCGTCGACCTGCCGTGA
- the smpB gene encoding SsrA-binding protein SmpB — protein MPKETGEKVVATNRKARHDYAIEDTYEAGLVLSGTEVKSLRMGRASLVDGYGFIDGGEAWLDAVHIPEYTQGTWTNHPPRRKRKMLLHKAQIIKISQKVKEGGYTLVPLRIYFLDGRAKVELAVAKGKKEYDKRHALRERQDKREADRAMRTRNRMNE, from the coding sequence GTGCCGAAAGAGACAGGCGAGAAGGTCGTGGCGACCAACCGCAAGGCGCGGCACGACTACGCCATCGAAGACACCTACGAGGCCGGCCTCGTGCTGAGCGGTACCGAGGTCAAGTCGTTGCGCATGGGCCGCGCGAGCCTGGTCGACGGCTACGGCTTCATCGACGGTGGTGAGGCGTGGCTCGACGCCGTGCACATTCCGGAGTACACGCAGGGCACGTGGACCAACCACCCGCCCCGCCGCAAGCGCAAGATGTTGCTGCACAAGGCGCAAATCATCAAGATCAGTCAGAAGGTCAAAGAGGGTGGCTACACGCTCGTGCCGCTGCGCATCTACTTCCTCGACGGGCGGGCAAAGGTCGAGCTCGCTGTCGCAAAGGGCAAGAAGGAGTACGACAAGCGGCACGCCCTGCGCGAGCGGCAAGACAAGCGCGAGGCCGATCGCGCCATGCGCACGCGCAATCGCATGAACGAGTGA
- a CDS encoding SIMPL domain-containing protein, protein MSETVITVQGSARSEMPPEQAVLRFTVTADGPERVPVVAAVTAALNDVSSVLSAQHANDGPVSQWSADRVAVTSHRPWTNDGVPAALVHQATASGRATISRIDAVAELIDDLASHDLVAIDSLEWSLTDARLAREQRDVRARAVADARAKAEVLAESVGLGSVTPLALADPGMLDGSGGGGMPMPRVERAMAMASMPHGDVGFSLRPEPIVINVAVDARFSAR, encoded by the coding sequence ATGAGCGAGACCGTCATCACCGTGCAAGGATCGGCGCGCAGCGAGATGCCGCCCGAGCAGGCCGTGCTGCGCTTCACAGTCACCGCCGACGGCCCCGAGCGCGTGCCCGTCGTCGCCGCGGTGACGGCGGCCCTGAACGACGTCTCGAGCGTCCTCTCTGCACAGCATGCCAACGACGGCCCCGTCTCTCAGTGGTCTGCCGACCGTGTGGCGGTCACCTCGCACCGGCCGTGGACCAACGACGGCGTTCCCGCGGCTCTCGTGCATCAGGCCACCGCATCGGGCCGCGCGACGATCAGCCGAATCGATGCTGTGGCCGAGCTCATCGACGACCTCGCGAGCCACGACCTGGTCGCCATCGACAGCCTCGAGTGGTCGTTGACGGATGCCCGCCTCGCGCGCGAGCAGCGCGACGTGCGCGCCCGCGCGGTCGCCGATGCCCGGGCCAAAGCAGAGGTCTTGGCCGAGTCGGTCGGCCTCGGGTCGGTGACCCCCCTCGCCCTCGCCGACCCCGGCATGCTCGACGGCTCGGGTGGTGGCGGCATGCCCATGCCGCGCGTGGAGCGCGCGATGGCGATGGCCTCGATGCCGCACGGCGACGTGGGATTCTCGTTGCGCCCCGAGCCGATCGTGATCAATGTGGCGGTCGATGCGCGCTTCAGCGCGCGCTGA
- a CDS encoding MFS transporter, producing MTDSPPAMSDRTRWQAFAIAVSVAALTILDLSKVNVGIPAIEQALEASPTEIQIIVAGYVLAFGVVLVPAGRWGDLHSRRRMFLIGLVVFLVASLLCAIAPTVEVLAASRVLQGVAAGLLMPQVLGLTQQLFTGPARGRAFGIFGAVIGLATAFGPTLGGLFVGLGDADFGWRLIFWMNVPLVVALFPFAYKLLPRTQPDSGAAKDLDLVGTGLLALTVLAVMLPFVLTTGGTDDDPARWFSLVAAAATATLFVLWERRYTRAGRSAVVDFTLFRILSYRNGTLIGMFYFAALPATFLTLTLFLQLGIELAPVFAGMVTIPFALASAVTSFLSGRVVHLYGRRIVAGGLALVIGGLGSTVLAAFVVPVDALPWVVAVTMGIAGAGGGAVIAPNQTLALAEVPVTSGGVAGSIQQVAQRVGTAVGIAAGTAAFYATIYAERGEFAELVVFQDAFRNASAVALVLLSLAMITALVDLRARQDGRITVTT from the coding sequence GTGACTGACTCTCCGCCGGCCATGAGCGACCGCACCCGATGGCAGGCCTTCGCGATCGCCGTGTCGGTCGCGGCCCTCACGATTCTCGACCTTTCGAAGGTCAACGTGGGCATTCCCGCCATCGAGCAGGCGCTCGAGGCGAGCCCTACCGAGATTCAGATCATCGTCGCGGGTTACGTGCTCGCGTTCGGTGTCGTACTCGTGCCTGCGGGCCGCTGGGGCGACCTGCACTCGCGCCGCCGCATGTTCCTCATCGGTCTGGTCGTGTTCCTCGTCGCGAGCCTGCTGTGCGCGATCGCCCCGACGGTCGAGGTGCTCGCGGCCTCGCGCGTGCTGCAGGGCGTCGCCGCCGGTTTGCTCATGCCGCAAGTGCTGGGGCTGACGCAACAGTTGTTCACTGGCCCGGCGCGCGGGCGCGCGTTCGGCATCTTCGGGGCCGTGATCGGTCTGGCGACGGCGTTCGGCCCGACACTGGGTGGCCTCTTCGTAGGGCTGGGCGATGCCGACTTCGGGTGGCGGCTGATCTTCTGGATGAACGTGCCGCTCGTGGTGGCACTCTTCCCTTTCGCCTACAAACTGCTGCCCCGCACGCAACCCGACTCGGGTGCGGCGAAAGACCTCGATCTCGTGGGCACCGGGCTGCTGGCGCTCACGGTGCTCGCGGTGATGCTGCCGTTCGTGCTGACGACCGGCGGCACCGACGACGACCCGGCGCGCTGGTTCTCGCTCGTGGCCGCCGCGGCCACCGCGACCCTGTTCGTGTTGTGGGAGCGCCGCTACACGCGGGCCGGCCGGTCGGCGGTCGTCGACTTCACGCTCTTCCGTATCCTGAGCTACCGCAACGGCACGCTCATCGGCATGTTCTACTTCGCCGCCCTGCCCGCCACGTTCCTGACCCTCACGCTCTTCCTGCAGCTCGGCATCGAGCTCGCGCCGGTGTTCGCGGGCATGGTCACGATTCCGTTCGCGCTCGCCTCGGCGGTCACCTCGTTCCTGTCGGGTCGCGTCGTGCACCTCTACGGGCGGCGCATCGTCGCAGGCGGTCTCGCACTCGTGATCGGCGGGCTGGGTTCGACGGTGCTCGCGGCATTCGTCGTGCCGGTGGATGCTCTTCCGTGGGTCGTCGCGGTCACGATGGGCATCGCGGGCGCCGGTGGAGGAGCAGTCATCGCTCCCAACCAGACGCTGGCCCTGGCCGAGGTGCCCGTCACCTCGGGCGGGGTCGCCGGATCGATCCAGCAGGTCGCCCAGCGCGTGGGCACGGCCGTCGGCATCGCGGCCGGAACCGCGGCGTTCTACGCCACGATCTACGCCGAGCGGGGCGAGTTCGCCGAACTAGTGGTCTTTCAAGACGCGTTCCGCAACGCGAGTGCCGTCGCGCTCGTACTTCTATCGCTCGCGATGATCACAGCACTCGTCGACCTGCGTGCGCGGCAGGACGGGCGCATCACCGTCACGACCTAG
- the rsgA gene encoding ribosome small subunit-dependent GTPase A, with protein MSWLPPDDDEPYDEYDESAVRQRPNPKANRPRSKQRPAHDDAVIGRVITVDRGRYLCIVDEDAATEHEVITTRARELRSTPVVTGDRVDLVGDTSGDEGSLARIVRVHERRTLLRRSADDTDAVERIIVANADQLLIVVAAANPEPRPRLVDRYLVAAFDAGVEPLLVITKTDLADPTAFLAQFRGLDLRIVTSRSDDVPLDELFALLNGRTTVAVGHSGVGKSTLVNALVPSADRAVGVVNVVTGRGRHTSSSTVSLRLAGGGWIIDTPGVRSFGLGHVDPDNILRSFGDLAAIAERCPRGCTHLPDSPDCELVDRARAGELGEFGAERLDSLQRLLTTLVTPSGRTGADSLKP; from the coding sequence GTGAGCTGGCTGCCGCCCGACGACGACGAGCCGTACGACGAGTACGACGAATCGGCCGTGCGGCAGCGGCCGAACCCCAAGGCGAACCGACCCCGTTCGAAGCAGCGGCCCGCCCACGACGACGCCGTCATCGGTCGGGTGATCACGGTCGACCGCGGGCGGTACCTCTGCATCGTCGATGAAGACGCCGCCACCGAGCACGAGGTCATCACGACACGCGCCCGCGAATTGCGCTCGACACCCGTCGTGACAGGCGACCGCGTCGACCTGGTGGGCGACACGAGCGGCGACGAAGGGTCGCTCGCCCGCATCGTGCGCGTGCACGAGCGGCGCACCCTGCTGAGACGCAGCGCCGACGACACCGACGCGGTCGAGCGCATCATCGTGGCCAATGCCGACCAGCTACTCATCGTCGTCGCCGCCGCCAACCCCGAGCCCCGCCCCCGGCTGGTCGACCGCTATCTCGTCGCGGCCTTCGACGCGGGAGTCGAACCGCTGCTCGTCATCACGAAGACCGACCTCGCCGACCCGACCGCGTTTCTGGCGCAGTTCCGCGGCCTCGATCTGCGCATCGTCACGAGCCGTTCAGACGATGTGCCCCTCGACGAGCTGTTCGCGCTGCTGAACGGGCGCACGACTGTGGCCGTCGGCCATTCGGGCGTTGGCAAATCCACGCTCGTCAACGCGCTCGTGCCGAGCGCCGACCGTGCTGTCGGCGTCGTCAACGTCGTGACGGGTCGCGGCAGACACACCTCGTCGTCGACCGTCTCGCTGCGGCTCGCCGGCGGCGGCTGGATCATCGACACCCCTGGGGTGCGGTCATTCGGCCTCGGCCATGTCGACCCCGACAACATCCTGCGCTCGTTCGGCGACCTCGCGGCCATCGCCGAACGATGCCCGCGCGGCTGCACCCACTTGCCCGACTCGCCCGACTGCGAGCTCGTCGACCGGGCACGAGCGGGTGAGCTCGGTGAGTTCGGTGCTGAACGCCTCGACTCGCTGCAGCGCCTGCTCACGACCCTCGTCACGCCGAGCGGGCGCACGGGCGCCGATAGCCTGAAGCCGTGA
- a CDS encoding septum formation family protein — protein sequence MTLITSSRWTRATALLAVGAATVALSGCSILNSLTGGGQATRDDSGEVVEGNDNTDVFTLQVGDCLNDATASDTVDTVPTVPCSEPHDSEIYASIIMSGDTYPGQDAVIAEADAACLDAFAGFIGTSYAESAYYYSYYFPTEGSWSNGDREILCTVYDEAGQVTGSLQNIGN from the coding sequence GTGACCCTCATCACCTCTTCGCGCTGGACCCGCGCGACCGCCCTGCTCGCCGTCGGCGCAGCGACCGTCGCTCTCAGCGGCTGCAGCATTCTCAACTCGCTCACTGGCGGCGGCCAGGCGACCCGCGACGACAGCGGCGAGGTCGTCGAAGGCAACGACAACACCGACGTGTTCACGCTGCAGGTCGGCGACTGCCTCAACGATGCGACCGCTTCTGACACTGTCGACACCGTGCCGACGGTGCCCTGCTCAGAACCGCACGACAGCGAGATCTACGCGTCGATCATCATGAGCGGCGACACGTACCCCGGCCAGGACGCGGTCATCGCCGAAGCCGATGCTGCCTGCCTCGACGCCTTCGCGGGCTTCATCGGCACCTCGTATGCCGAGTCGGCGTACTACTACAGCTACTACTTCCCGACCGAAGGCAGCTGGTCGAACGGCGACCGCGAGATTCTCTGCACCGTCTACGACGAGGCGGGCCAGGTCACCGGATCGCTGCAGAACATCGGCAACTGA
- the aroA gene encoding 3-phosphoshikimate 1-carboxyvinyltransferase → MQLFTYSGARFSPYGDEERPGTAEGLDEAGNWPAPRATTRLDARVALPGSKSLTNRELVLSALADGPSLLRRPLHSRDSMLMIEALRSLGVVIDEVDGDGTYGHDLRITPPAELSGSTSIDCGLAGTVMRFLPPVAALALGPVAFDGDEGARRRPMRTTIDSLRALGVEVNDDGRGALPFSLWGTGTVRGGEIAIDASASSQFVSGLLLAAARFDEGLVLRHTGAHLPSMPHIEMTIATLAARGVRVESPEPGVWVVAPTPIAGSSVDIEPDLSNAAPFLVGAVIAGGTVAVEGWPEATTQVGADLATLLPRFGASVRRDGTRLVVDGGAGLLGGLRVPGIQLDLSTGGELAPALVALAALADGPSEITGIGHLRGHETDRLAALATEINNLGGAVTELDDGLAIDPRPLHGGMWKAYDDHRMATAGAIIGLAVDGVLVDDIGSTSKTLPQFPTLWHALLDQTAPSP, encoded by the coding sequence ATGCAGCTATTCACGTATTCCGGAGCCCGGTTCTCGCCGTACGGCGATGAAGAGCGTCCCGGCACCGCCGAGGGTCTCGATGAGGCCGGCAACTGGCCTGCCCCGCGAGCGACTACCCGGCTCGACGCTCGCGTCGCGCTGCCTGGGTCGAAGAGCCTTACCAACCGCGAGCTCGTGCTCTCCGCACTCGCCGATGGACCGTCGCTGCTCCGGCGCCCCCTGCACTCGCGCGACTCGATGCTCATGATCGAGGCGTTGCGCTCGCTCGGCGTCGTGATCGACGAGGTCGACGGCGACGGCACCTATGGTCACGACCTGCGCATCACTCCCCCCGCCGAGCTCTCGGGCAGCACGTCGATCGACTGCGGACTCGCGGGCACCGTCATGCGGTTTTTGCCGCCCGTCGCCGCGCTTGCGCTCGGCCCCGTGGCTTTCGATGGCGACGAGGGTGCCCGGCGGCGCCCGATGCGCACCACCATCGATTCGCTGCGCGCCCTCGGCGTCGAGGTCAATGACGATGGTCGCGGCGCACTGCCCTTCAGCCTGTGGGGCACCGGCACGGTGCGCGGAGGCGAGATCGCCATCGACGCCTCGGCGTCGAGCCAGTTCGTCTCGGGACTGCTGCTCGCGGCCGCCCGGTTCGACGAGGGTCTTGTGCTGCGCCACACCGGTGCTCATCTGCCCTCGATGCCCCACATCGAGATGACCATCGCCACGCTCGCGGCCCGCGGCGTGCGGGTCGAGAGCCCCGAGCCGGGCGTCTGGGTGGTCGCGCCGACACCCATTGCAGGCAGCTCTGTCGATATCGAGCCCGACCTCTCGAACGCCGCGCCGTTTCTGGTGGGCGCGGTGATCGCGGGCGGCACCGTGGCCGTCGAGGGCTGGCCCGAGGCCACGACCCAGGTCGGAGCCGACCTCGCGACTCTGCTGCCGCGCTTCGGCGCGAGCGTGCGCCGCGACGGCACACGGCTGGTCGTCGACGGCGGCGCGGGGCTGCTCGGCGGGCTGCGCGTTCCGGGCATCCAGCTCGATCTCTCGACGGGAGGCGAGCTGGCTCCGGCGCTCGTCGCGCTCGCCGCGCTCGCCGACGGTCCGAGCGAGATCACCGGCATCGGCCACCTGCGGGGGCACGAGACCGACCGTCTCGCGGCGCTCGCGACCGAGATCAACAACCTCGGCGGTGCGGTGACCGAGCTCGACGACGGTCTCGCGATCGACCCGCGCCCGTTGCACGGCGGCATGTGGAAGGCCTATGACGACCACCGCATGGCGACCGCGGGGGCGATCATCGGCCTCGCCGTGGACGGCGTGCTCGTCGACGACATCGGCTCGACGTCGAAGACCCTGCCGCAGTTCCCCACGCTGTGGCACGCGCTGCTCGACCAGACGGCGCCCTCGCCGTGA
- a CDS encoding inositol monophosphatase family protein, protein MTDALHAAEHPPLAADLALALALADAADAISIDRFRALDLLVTSKPDRTPVTDADRAVEEAIRDRLAAERSADGILGEEFGTSAGAGSGTHRQWIIDPIDGTANFLRGVPIWGTLIALAIDTVPVLGVVSAPALGQRWWGATGLGAYTSQQGGAARPLRVSGVSELSDAVLSYNSLPGWDDAGRLEQVIDLTRAVWRARAIGDMWSYMLVAEGAIDIAGEFDLQPYDMAALQPIIEEAGGSFSSVDGEPGPWHGSALATNGILHEEVLRRVRAR, encoded by the coding sequence GTGACCGACGCTCTTCACGCAGCCGAGCATCCCCCTCTCGCTGCCGACCTCGCCCTCGCCCTCGCGCTCGCCGATGCGGCCGACGCGATCTCGATCGACCGTTTTCGAGCCCTCGATCTGCTCGTCACGAGCAAGCCCGATCGCACTCCGGTGACGGATGCGGATCGCGCTGTCGAAGAGGCCATCAGAGACCGCCTGGCGGCCGAGCGCTCTGCCGACGGCATACTCGGTGAGGAGTTCGGCACGTCGGCGGGCGCCGGCAGCGGCACTCATCGACAGTGGATCATCGATCCCATCGACGGCACTGCGAACTTTCTGCGGGGTGTTCCGATCTGGGGCACGCTCATCGCGCTGGCCATCGACACGGTGCCGGTGCTCGGTGTCGTGAGCGCTCCGGCGCTCGGTCAGCGCTGGTGGGGCGCCACTGGTCTCGGCGCCTACACGTCGCAGCAGGGCGGTGCCGCGCGGCCCCTGCGAGTCAGCGGCGTCAGCGAGCTCAGCGATGCCGTGCTCAGCTACAACAGCTTGCCGGGGTGGGACGACGCGGGTCGGCTCGAGCAGGTCATCGACCTGACGAGAGCGGTCTGGCGCGCGCGGGCGATCGGCGACATGTGGTCGTACATGCTCGTGGCGGAGGGCGCGATCGACATCGCCGGCGAATTCGACCTGCAGCCCTACGACATGGCTGCGCTGCAGCCGATCATCGAGGAGGCCGGCGGAAGCTTCAGCTCGGTCGATGGAGAACCCGGCCCCTGGCACGGCAGCGCACTCGCCACGAACGGCATACTGCACGAAGAGGTGTTGCGGCGCGTTCGTGCTCGGTAG
- a CDS encoding NAD(P)-dependent alcohol dehydrogenase, with the protein MTSSTMRALLQRGYGGTEVLSIGEHPVPVAGPKQLLVQVHAVSPDSGTVHLMTGRPSILRPFVGWRTPRQPVVGLAFAGIVRAVGEQVEGFAVGDRVAGSAPAAFADVVVANPAKVARVPDGVSMADAATLPISAGTALQAVRDTAKVRPGQRVAVIGAGGGVGSFLTQLAVLEGARVTGIASAAKAAFVRSLGAEKVIDYRAVSDPREWGVFDVVIDTADGRSVSVLRRALAERGTLVIVGADGAGGPVLDGLDRQLSAGLLNPWVRHRLTSTIQVERASDLQILLDHLGAGRLRAPVAEIVPLDAAREAIDQLRHQRVPGKIVIELRAERP; encoded by the coding sequence ATGACCTCATCGACCATGCGCGCCCTGCTGCAGCGCGGTTACGGCGGCACCGAGGTGCTGAGCATCGGCGAACACCCCGTGCCCGTGGCTGGGCCCAAGCAGCTGCTTGTGCAGGTGCACGCCGTGAGCCCAGATTCGGGCACGGTGCATCTCATGACCGGCCGCCCTTCGATACTGCGTCCCTTCGTCGGATGGCGTACGCCTCGGCAGCCTGTCGTCGGTCTCGCGTTCGCGGGCATCGTGCGGGCCGTCGGCGAGCAGGTCGAGGGCTTCGCGGTGGGTGACCGAGTAGCAGGTTCTGCTCCTGCGGCGTTCGCCGACGTCGTCGTCGCGAACCCTGCCAAGGTCGCCCGGGTGCCCGACGGTGTGTCGATGGCCGATGCCGCGACCCTGCCAATCTCGGCCGGCACGGCGTTGCAGGCCGTGCGCGACACGGCGAAGGTGCGGCCCGGTCAACGGGTGGCGGTCATCGGCGCGGGCGGCGGGGTGGGGTCGTTCCTCACCCAGCTCGCCGTGCTGGAGGGTGCCCGAGTGACCGGCATCGCCAGCGCGGCGAAAGCGGCCTTCGTGCGGTCGCTCGGCGCCGAGAAGGTGATCGACTACCGTGCGGTCTCCGACCCCCGAGAGTGGGGCGTCTTTGATGTCGTCATCGACACGGCAGACGGCCGCTCGGTGAGTGTTCTCAGACGCGCGCTCGCCGAGAGAGGCACCCTCGTGATCGTGGGTGCCGACGGGGCGGGCGGTCCGGTGCTCGACGGTCTCGACCGTCAACTCTCTGCCGGGCTGCTCAACCCCTGGGTGCGGCATCGACTGACATCGACAATTCAGGTCGAGCGGGCATCCGATTTGCAGATTCTGCTCGACCACCTCGGTGCCGGCCGTCTGCGCGCCCCCGTAGCTGAGATCGTGCCGCTCGATGCGGCCCGCGAGGCGATCGACCAGCTGCGGCACCAGCGGGTGCCCGGCAAGATCGTGATCGAGTTGCGCGCAGAACGCCCGTAA
- a CDS encoding sigma-70 family RNA polymerase sigma factor, with the protein MTDTTPNEAQQTEADELAERRRLFQEQALPFMDQLYGAAMRMTRNPADASDLVQETFVKAFAAFAQFEQGTNLKAWLYRILTNTFINVYRKKQRDPYQGTIDEMEDWQLGGAESATSSSSRSAEAEAIDRMPASAVKDALQAIPEDFRLAVYFADVEGFAYQEIADIMKTPVGTVMSRLHRGRRLLRELLADYARERGMTAAVAATTTKESSR; encoded by the coding sequence ATGACCGACACGACGCCGAACGAGGCTCAGCAGACCGAGGCCGATGAACTGGCCGAGCGCCGACGGCTCTTCCAAGAGCAGGCGCTGCCGTTCATGGACCAGCTCTACGGCGCCGCCATGCGCATGACGCGCAACCCGGCCGACGCCTCCGACCTCGTGCAAGAGACCTTCGTGAAGGCCTTCGCCGCTTTCGCGCAGTTCGAGCAGGGCACCAATCTGAAGGCCTGGCTCTACCGCATTCTCACCAACACCTTCATCAACGTCTACCGCAAGAAGCAGCGAGACCCGTACCAGGGCACGATCGACGAGATGGAAGACTGGCAGCTCGGCGGCGCCGAGTCGGCCACGTCGAGTTCGAGCCGTTCGGCCGAGGCCGAGGCGATCGACCGCATGCCGGCGAGCGCGGTCAAAGACGCGCTGCAGGCGATTCCCGAAGACTTCAGGCTCGCGGTCTACTTCGCCGACGTCGAGGGCTTCGCGTACCAAGAGATCGCCGACATCATGAAGACCCCGGTGGGCACGGTCATGAGCCGGCTGCACCGCGGCCGCCGCCTGCTGCGCGAGCTGCTGGCCGACTACGCGCGCGAGCGCGGCATGACCGCTGCTGTGGCAGCCACCACCACGAAAGAGAGCTCGCGATGA
- a CDS encoding EamA family transporter: MSLKHSLLALLVVVIWGANFVVIDVGQADVPPLLFLALRFLVVCLPAIFLLKPPPIGWRNIVAIGATLSLAQFALLYVALMLGMPPGLASLLLQTQVIFSILVAAVALGERPTRRQLVGALIGMAGLAIVIVGHSQVAPWLPLAVTLLSALAWTVGNVLTRRSKARSGLSLVVWSGAVVPLPALALSLVIDSPPVVWQALTSLSWIAIASTVYTAVFASLIGYGIWNSLLARYPTSAVVPFTLLVPVVGILTAWLVQGEVPTTAEFIGGAIMLGGLAAAVIQPKRRAARNSHEASQENLT; the protein is encoded by the coding sequence GTGAGCCTCAAGCACTCTCTGCTCGCCCTGCTTGTCGTGGTGATCTGGGGCGCGAATTTCGTCGTCATCGATGTCGGCCAGGCGGATGTTCCGCCTCTGCTCTTCCTCGCCCTGCGGTTTCTCGTGGTGTGCCTTCCGGCGATCTTCCTCCTGAAGCCCCCGCCCATCGGGTGGCGCAACATCGTCGCGATCGGAGCGACGCTGAGCCTCGCGCAGTTCGCCCTGCTCTACGTGGCGCTCATGCTCGGCATGCCTCCGGGGCTCGCCTCGCTGCTGCTACAGACGCAGGTCATCTTCTCGATCTTGGTCGCCGCGGTGGCGCTGGGGGAGCGCCCGACGCGACGCCAGCTGGTCGGTGCCCTCATCGGCATGGCGGGTCTGGCGATCGTTATCGTCGGGCACAGCCAGGTCGCGCCGTGGCTGCCGCTCGCGGTTACGCTGCTCTCGGCTCTCGCGTGGACCGTCGGCAACGTGCTTACCCGCCGATCGAAGGCACGCTCGGGTCTTTCGCTCGTCGTCTGGTCGGGCGCCGTGGTGCCCCTGCCGGCACTCGCGCTCTCGCTCGTGATCGACTCGCCCCCGGTCGTGTGGCAGGCGCTGACCTCCCTGTCGTGGATCGCGATCGCGAGCACGGTCTACACCGCGGTGTTCGCCAGCCTCATCGGCTACGGCATCTGGAACTCTCTGCTCGCGCGCTACCCGACGAGCGCGGTGGTGCCGTTCACGCTGCTCGTGCCCGTCGTCGGCATTCTGACCGCGTGGCTCGTGCAGGGCGAGGTGCCGACGACTGCTGAGTTCATCGGGGGCGCGATCATGCTCGGGGGTCTCGCCGCAGCGGTGATTCAGCCGAAGCGCCGCGCCGCCCGCAACTCTCATGAAGCAAGTCAAGAAAACTTGACATGA
- a CDS encoding septum formation family protein, which translates to MLLSIAALSACGPIVPADQPIRDDEGVIIEPNPSTDPFALLVGDCLDDALVADDAGTEVQSLPTVPCDGPHDSEVIASITLTGTSYPGAEAISAEADPVCIAALERLVQQSYLETPYDVSYYAPTESSWAEGDREVLCVAYDPAGPLNAPLG; encoded by the coding sequence ATGCTGCTGAGCATCGCCGCACTGTCGGCATGCGGGCCGATCGTGCCTGCCGATCAGCCGATCCGCGATGACGAGGGTGTGATCATCGAGCCGAACCCCTCGACCGACCCCTTCGCCCTTCTTGTCGGCGACTGCCTCGATGACGCCCTCGTGGCCGATGATGCCGGCACCGAGGTGCAGTCTCTGCCGACCGTACCCTGCGACGGGCCGCACGACAGCGAGGTCATCGCGTCGATCACCCTCACGGGCACCAGCTACCCCGGGGCCGAGGCGATCAGCGCCGAGGCCGATCCAGTGTGCATCGCCGCCCTCGAACGACTCGTGCAGCAGTCGTACCTCGAGACGCCCTACGACGTCAGCTACTACGCACCGACGGAGTCGAGTTGGGCCGAGGGCGATCGCGAGGTGCTCTGCGTCGCCTACGACCCAGCGGGGCCGCTCAACGCTCCGCTCGGCTGA
- a CDS encoding helix-turn-helix transcriptional regulator: protein MVKPTRVTNSIRALRFAAGELTQAELAERVGVTRQTIIAIEQGKYSPSLEVAFQIAHALGVRLDEVFGYPSAEN, encoded by the coding sequence ATGGTGAAGCCCACCCGCGTGACCAACAGCATCCGCGCTCTGCGGTTCGCCGCCGGCGAGCTCACGCAGGCCGAGCTCGCCGAACGGGTCGGCGTCACCCGCCAGACCATCATCGCGATCGAGCAGGGCAAGTACTCGCCGTCGCTCGAAGTCGCCTTTCAGATCGCGCACGCGCTCGGCGTGCGCCTCGACGAGGTGTTCGGCTACCCGAGCGCCGAGAACTGA